In the Paramisgurnus dabryanus chromosome 5, PD_genome_1.1, whole genome shotgun sequence genome, one interval contains:
- the cdk7 gene encoding cyclin-dependent kinase 7 — translation MALDVKTRAKRYEKLDFLGEGQFATVYKARDKTTNTIVAIKKIKVGHRTEAKDGINRTALREIKLLQELSHPNIIGLLDAFGHKSNISLVFDFMETDLEVIIKDTSLVLTPANIKAYILMTLQGLEYMHSYWILHRDLKPNNLLLDENGVLKLADFGLAKAFGSPNRVYTHQVVTRWYRSPELLFGARMYGVGVDMWAVGCILAELLLRVPFLAGDSDLDQLTKIFEALGTPTEETWPGMSSLPDYVSFKLFPGTPLEHIFSAAGDDLLELLQGLFTFNPCTRTTATQALKMKYFSNKPGPTPGPQLPRPNSSAEALKEKENLMIGIKRKRDVIDQGTLKKKLVF, via the exons ATGGCATTAGATGTGAAAACAAGAGCGAAGCGCTATGAAAAGCTGGACTTTTTGGGAGAAGGACAG TTTGCAACTGTGTACAAGGCCAGGGACAAAACCACAAACACCATTGTTGCTatcaaaaag ATTAAAGTGGGACACAGAACGGAGGCCAAAGATG GCATCAACAGAACAGCTCTACGAGAGATTAAATTGTTACAAGAACTAAGTCATCCAAACATTATTGGG CTCCTGGATGCGTTCGGTCATAAATCTAACATCAGTCTCGTCTTTGACTTCATGGAGACGGATCTGGAG GTGATCATTAAGGACACCAGTCTGGTGTTGACACCGGCTAACATCAAGGCGTACATTCTGATGACACTACAGGGTTTGGAGTACATGCACAGTTACTGGATATTGCACAGG GATCTTAAACCCAATAACTTGCTGCTGGATGAAAATGGAGTCTTAAAGCTTGCTGATTTCGGATTGGCTAAAGCATTTGGAAGTCCAAACAGAGTATATACACATCAAGTAGTAACAAG ATGGTACCGTTCCCCAGAGCTGCTCTTCGGTGCCAGGATGTACGGTGTGGGTGTAGATATGTGGGCAGTTGGCTGCATTCTTGCTGAGCTTTTACTCCGA GTACCATTTTTAGCTGGTGATTCAGACTTGGACCAACTGACAAAGATATTTGAAGCTTTaggaacaccaacagaggagaCATGGCCT GGGATGTCCAGTCTCCCGGACTATGTCTCATTTAAATTGTTTCCTGGCACTCCATTGGAGCACATCTTCAGCGCAGCGGGCGATGATCTTCTGGAGCTCCTCCAGGGTTTATTCACCTTTAACCCCTGCACACGCACCACAGCTACACAG GCTTTGAAGATGAAGTATTTCAGCAATAAACCAGGACCAACTCCAGGACCTCAGCTTCCCAGACCAAACTCTTCAGCAGAGGCCctaaaagagaaagaaaaccTGATGATAggaattaagagaaaacgtgATGTCATTGATCAAG GTACTCTTAAAAAGAAGTTGGTGTTCTGA